A segment of the Sanyastnella coralliicola genome:
TCCCACCTACCAAGATCAAGCGAAAGGCATTGCTTACCAGGGGAGAGGTGTCTTCTTTTTGCTTCAGCTGTTTCGAAAGAAGTGGCAGTAACAAGGTAGCGAAAAGGAAACCAACCATATTCGAAGCTTCGAACAAACGATATCCCATGGCATAAACCCCTGAGTGATAATCTCCATCTGGGAGCATTCGCTCGAGCATAACTGAATCGGTTTTGTAATAAACCATCATCAGCAAGACCAACAATGCATAGGGAAGACTCTCTTTTAGAATAACACGGTTCACACGTGGTTTCCAGCGCAGTTGAATCTTTCCGGCTTTCTGAACAACCATGATCAGGGCAACCACCAATCCAACCGCATAGGCGATTGTTTGGCCGTAAACTAGCCAGTAGATATTGAAGCCCTCTTCGGCCGGTGAGGCGAAAAGAACAGCACCTAAACCTATCAGGAGAATCGCTCGGTCAAGTACCGATACCACGGCATCACGAGAGAAAAGCATCATGCCACTCAGGTTAGAACGCAGGTATAAAATGCTGGCTGATAAGAGTTGATTGAGTCCAAGCCAAGCCAAAAGCTTTAGGTCTCCGCCTTCGTATTGCAGAATGAGTGCTGCACCTAGGAGTAGCACGAAGTACAAAGCAACAAGCGAAAGTCTTAACAACGCAACGCTATTGAAATAGCTCGCTACCATATGTTGCTGTCTCGCAACACTACGACTCGTAAAGGTGTTGATGCCAAGATCTAAGAAAATGTTCAGGAGAAAAGAGAGGTTGAGTAGAGCGGCATAGTTTCCGAAAACTTCTGCTCCAACTCGGTTCTGCACCTCCGTTTCAACGAATAGCAAGTATGCCGGCTTGATCATCAAGTTCAGCAAAAGAAGCAGCGATAAGTTAGAAAGGAAGGTTCGTTGCATGCGTCACGGTCAGCGGTCGAAAGTTAGTGATAAGCGCCAAGTCACCACGTGTACAATTCCAGTATATTCGCCG
Coding sequences within it:
- a CDS encoding oligosaccharide flippase family protein gives rise to the protein MQRTFLSNLSLLLLLNLMIKPAYLLFVETEVQNRVGAEVFGNYAALLNLSFLLNIFLDLGINTFTSRSVARQQHMVASYFNSVALLRLSLVALYFVLLLGAALILQYEGGDLKLLAWLGLNQLLSASILYLRSNLSGMMLFSRDAVVSVLDRAILLIGLGAVLFASPAEEGFNIYWLVYGQTIAYAVGLVVALIMVVQKAGKIQLRWKPRVNRVILKESLPYALLVLLMMVYYKTDSVMLERMLPDGDYHSGVYAMGYRLFEASNMVGFLFATLLLPLLSKQLKQKEDTSPLVSNAFRLILVGGSVMSFTCAIWPTEILSLVYDAEIEAASGPFVLLMIAFFFMMMTYLWGTLLTANGDMKAMNRIAGSAVILNIVLNFILIPEHTATGSALASLATQILVAVVQITLCYRLVKVKLQNGVFLRALLFLGILATSAWVTTIIDLAWELELAGFLGVAVVSSFLTGLLRLVYVRSLLADRM